A genome region from Coprococcus phoceensis includes the following:
- a CDS encoding CPBP family intramembrane glutamic endopeptidase, which produces MYRLYKKNELNFSLVWIISYVVLFSVADSFSASLGTEKIIAAPVAIVFTLLLLVFVSKHNLKEKYGLCSFNGSLRNFLYFTPLLLIMSINLWNGVTMKLSVLETVLYILSMLCVGFIEEIIFRGFLFKALYNDNVKLAIVISSVTFGIGHIVNLLNGKDLIPTLLQVCYAIAIGFLFTIIFYKGKSLLPCIIAHSFVNSSSVFAVENSSMKFHIISSAVLCIISLSYALWILKKTKQFDEYENNDRR; this is translated from the coding sequence ATGTATCGTTTATATAAGAAAAATGAATTAAATTTCTCATTGGTTTGGATTATTTCCTATGTTGTTTTGTTTAGTGTTGCTGACAGCTTTTCTGCTTCGCTTGGCACTGAAAAAATAATTGCTGCACCCGTTGCTATAGTTTTTACATTGCTTCTTTTAGTTTTTGTGAGTAAACACAACTTAAAAGAAAAATACGGTCTGTGTTCTTTTAATGGAAGCCTTAGAAATTTCTTATATTTTACTCCGCTACTTCTAATTATGAGTATTAACCTATGGAATGGCGTTACGATGAAGCTGTCTGTTTTAGAAACTGTGTTATATATTTTAAGTATGCTCTGCGTTGGATTCATTGAAGAAATTATTTTTCGTGGATTTCTGTTCAAAGCATTATACAATGACAATGTAAAGTTGGCGATTGTTATCTCAAGTGTTACTTTTGGAATTGGACATATTGTAAACTTACTGAACGGAAAAGATTTAATACCTACACTCTTACAAGTTTGTTATGCAATCGCAATAGGTTTTCTTTTTACAATTATTTTTTACAAAGGAAAGAGCCTTTTACCGTGTATTATTGCACATAGTTTTGTAAATTCTTCGAGCGTTTTTGCTGTTGAAAATTCTTCAATGAAGTTTCATATTATTTCAAGTGCAGTATTATGTATTATTAGCTTAAGTTACGCACTGTGGATATTGAAAAAAACAAAACAATTTGATGAATATGAAAATAATGATAGGCGGTGA
- a CDS encoding cysteine-rich KTR domain-containing protein, whose amino-acid sequence MPTIISEWIYCPVCGNKTRTMIREDTELKNFPLYCPKCKQETIINVQDMKITLADSK is encoded by the coding sequence ATGCCAACTATTATTTCAGAATGGATATATTGCCCTGTATGCGGCAATAAAACCCGTACTATGATACGGGAAGATACGGAATTAAAAAACTTTCCTCTCTACTGTCCGAAATGTAAGCAGGAAACAATCATCAATGTTCAGGATATGAAAATTACACTTGCAGACAGTAAATAA
- a CDS encoding MobA/MobL family protein — MARHSFIQMSKLPNVKGRISYITSHARQENLYATYRTADNEFWSNLARESQQEFKRSGTEGKCIEARELIIALPEVYARYEPQEVLEDFTEEFHRRYGVECVSALHHNKRKTNYHIHLIFSERKLLPEPDIKRATRSVFYDETGKRVRTKKEITGEDGQIRKGCTVIKKGEVYESHLFTVKDDKFKSEPFLREVKEIYTDLINRHISDPEQQLKVFDKNSVYLPTKKIGKNNPKAAEIEADNTARQEWNRTADMALLSGISEAKILEVKQTEIHEKASQSIMSKGWLPNLFRGIVAKAKDFLQSLIREKDMPPKPTLDIDMAEFRHMRSLMIKAHEGAKEIRHLQDDILPKLRAQLADTKGIFKGKERKTITEQIQQTEKKISVKLDKLPDILKEDGYPDVQAFMRTFREMESVVEQYNRDLAEWERQVSRKPTATAKAQYRPPEKQSVLKHLREIQERNKQKPPQRQRKKSFDRDSR; from the coding sequence ATGGCAAGACATTCATTTATACAGATGTCGAAGCTACCCAATGTCAAGGGAAGAATATCCTATATCACAAGCCACGCAAGACAGGAAAATCTCTATGCCACCTACCGCACCGCTGACAATGAATTTTGGAGTAACCTTGCAAGGGAAAGCCAGCAGGAATTTAAGCGAAGCGGTACAGAGGGCAAATGTATTGAAGCAAGGGAATTAATTATCGCCCTGCCTGAAGTATATGCAAGATACGAGCCGCAGGAAGTCCTTGAAGATTTTACGGAGGAGTTCCACAGGCGGTATGGTGTGGAGTGCGTGTCAGCCCTCCACCACAACAAACGCAAGACAAACTATCATATCCACCTTATCTTCAGCGAAAGAAAACTGCTTCCTGAACCTGACATCAAGAGAGCCACACGCAGCGTGTTCTATGATGAAACAGGCAAAAGGGTACGCACCAAGAAAGAAATCACAGGGGAGGACGGACAGATACGAAAAGGCTGTACCGTCATAAAAAAGGGCGAGGTTTACGAAAGCCACCTCTTTACCGTGAAAGATGATAAATTCAAAAGTGAGCCTTTTCTTCGGGAGGTAAAAGAGATTTACACCGACCTTATCAATCGGCATATCTCCGATCCCGAACAGCAGTTAAAGGTGTTTGATAAGAACAGCGTTTATCTTCCCACCAAGAAAATCGGTAAGAACAATCCCAAAGCCGCCGAGATTGAAGCGGATAACACCGCAAGGCAGGAATGGAACAGGACAGCGGATATGGCGTTGTTATCGGGTATTTCCGAAGCAAAGATTTTAGAAGTCAAGCAGACCGAGATACACGAAAAAGCAAGTCAGTCAATCATGAGCAAAGGCTGGTTACCTAATCTGTTCCGTGGGATTGTGGCAAAGGCAAAAGATTTTCTGCAAAGCCTTATCAGGGAAAAGGATATGCCGCCCAAGCCTACACTTGATATTGATATGGCAGAGTTCCGCCATATGCGAAGCCTGATGATAAAAGCGCATGAGGGGGCAAAGGAAATCCGTCATTTACAAGACGATATTCTTCCAAAACTGAGAGCGCAGCTTGCCGATACAAAAGGGATTTTCAAGGGCAAAGAGCGTAAAACGATTACCGAGCAGATACAGCAGACGGAAAAGAAAATCTCCGTTAAGCTGGATAAGCTGCCCGATATTCTGAAAGAGGACGGTTATCCCGATGTGCAGGCGTTTATGCGTACTTTCCGAGAAATGGAAAGTGTTGTAGAACAATATAACCGTGACCTTGCCGAATGGGAACGTCAAGTCAGCAGGAAACCGACAGCCACCGCTAAGGCACAGTACAGACCGCCCGAAAAGCAAAGCGTGTTAAAACATCTGCGTGAGATACAGGAACGCAATAAACAGAAACCGCCCCAAAGACAGCGTAAGAAATCCTTTGACAGAGATAGCCGATAG
- a CDS encoding helix-turn-helix domain-containing protein produces MSNIKMGLTIEEAAECTGIGRNTMRKLVDWGKLPVLKVGRKAIIRRDTLERFMSVNQGRNLLNENDVRKVE; encoded by the coding sequence ATGAGCAACATCAAAATGGGTTTAACCATAGAAGAAGCAGCAGAATGTACGGGTATCGGAAGAAATACAATGCGTAAGTTGGTAGACTGGGGCAAACTTCCCGTCCTCAAGGTCGGCAGAAAAGCGATTATCCGCAGGGATACTTTAGAGCGATTTATGAGTGTCAATCAGGGAAGAAACCTGCTCAATGAAAACGATGTCCGCAAAGTAGAATAA
- a CDS encoding helix-turn-helix domain-containing protein, which yields MKKEITFTAKQVGERVKERRTELNLTMPELGKRVGVNKSTIQRYEADGVDPKRTMIINGLAEALLTTPEWLTGLSEDKEYDSRTLCARDMEEHIKKYLDTVSSVVKGEPHQQLLTTFLGKMIDLYTVMAYHFADATAEVDRVAEDEGLKQSLRRYAIESRAIMERVYRKEMELPIEDMKQFLDGILHIYDEGRTAVKMGDLFGIVTAAEERVAEKEKFRGSLTSENDD from the coding sequence TTGAAAAAAGAAATTACATTCACCGCAAAACAGGTCGGTGAACGAGTGAAAGAACGCCGAACAGAATTAAACTTAACAATGCCCGAACTTGGTAAGCGTGTCGGGGTAAACAAATCTACTATTCAGAGATATGAAGCGGACGGAGTAGACCCGAAGCGTACAATGATTATCAATGGACTGGCAGAGGCACTCCTGACCACTCCCGAATGGCTGACAGGACTTTCCGAAGATAAGGAATATGATAGCCGCACTTTATGTGCAAGGGATATGGAGGAACATATCAAAAAATATCTTGATACGGTTTCTTCTGTGGTAAAGGGAGAACCGCACCAACAGCTGCTCACGACATTCCTCGGAAAGATGATTGACCTCTATACGGTTATGGCTTATCACTTTGCAGACGCAACGGCTGAAGTTGACCGTGTAGCGGAGGACGAAGGCTTAAAGCAGTCCTTACGCCGCTATGCGATTGAGTCAAGGGCAATTATGGAAAGAGTTTACCGTAAAGAAATGGAACTTCCTATCGAGGATATGAAGCAGTTTTTAGATGGGATTTTACATATCTACGATGAGGGACGCACCGCTGTAAAGATGGGCGACCTGTTCGGGATAGTGACAGCAGCTGAAGAAAGGGTTGCTGAAAAAGAAAAATTCCGTGGCTCTTTGACAAGTGAAAACGATGACTGA
- a CDS encoding tyrosine-type recombinase/integrase, with protein sequence MAKGSVRKKGKKWYARFYIEDESGRKVQKEFVGTESKSETEALLRKAIADYEEKKFVAKSENITVGMLLDLWVEEELKPGNLSNGTVMSYQGTVNRIKQHPIGNRKLKTVTADHLQAYIDFLSFGGTNPDGTTAKALSKGYLRLFSAVLQGAFRFAVFPKRLITFNPMQYVVWRGKKEEYELFSYEDGETTSTPTLSYDQYQRLEDFLKKKNNPALLPIQIAYYTGLRIGEVCGLTWQDINLEEQYLTVRRSMRYNGARHKTEIGATKRKKIRTVDFCDTLAAILKTAKAEQHKNRFRYGELYSLNYYLEVKEKDRTYYEVYSLPRAEEVPEGYKELSFVCLRPDGAFEAPSTVGIMCRTARKKLEGLEDFHFHMLRHTYTSNLLSNGAAPKDVQELLGHTDVSTTMNIYAHATREAKRTSARLLDKVIGGA encoded by the coding sequence ATGGCAAAAGGTTCTGTAAGAAAAAAAGGTAAAAAGTGGTACGCACGCTTCTACATCGAAGATGAAAGCGGCAGAAAAGTACAGAAAGAGTTTGTGGGAACAGAAAGCAAGTCTGAAACAGAAGCCCTGCTCAGAAAAGCAATCGCTGACTATGAGGAAAAGAAATTCGTTGCGAAGTCTGAAAACATCACGGTTGGTATGCTGCTCGATCTGTGGGTGGAGGAAGAACTGAAACCCGGTAATCTCAGCAATGGTACGGTAATGTCCTATCAAGGAACGGTCAACCGTATCAAACAGCACCCGATAGGAAACCGAAAGCTGAAAACCGTAACCGCCGACCATTTACAGGCGTATATAGACTTTCTCAGCTTTGGAGGCACAAATCCTGACGGTACAACTGCAAAGGCACTCAGCAAAGGGTATCTCCGATTGTTTTCGGCTGTTTTACAAGGGGCGTTCCGTTTTGCAGTATTCCCGAAAAGGCTGATAACCTTTAACCCGATGCAGTATGTGGTATGGCGAGGAAAGAAAGAAGAATACGAGCTGTTCTCTTACGAGGATGGGGAAACAACTTCCACACCAACGCTCAGCTATGACCAGTATCAGAGGTTAGAGGACTTCCTGAAAAAGAAAAACAATCCTGCACTTCTTCCTATACAGATAGCCTATTATACAGGCTTGCGTATTGGAGAGGTCTGTGGTCTGACTTGGCAGGACATCAACCTTGAAGAACAATATCTGACAGTACGCCGCAGTATGCGTTACAACGGGGCAAGGCACAAAACAGAAATAGGGGCAACAAAGCGTAAAAAAATCCGCACCGTTGACTTTTGCGATACGCTTGCCGCAATCCTGAAAACTGCGAAAGCAGAACAGCATAAAAACCGTTTCCGATACGGGGAACTGTACAGTCTTAATTACTATTTGGAGGTCAAAGAAAAAGACCGCACCTATTATGAGGTTTACAGTCTGCCGAGGGCGGAGGAAGTCCCAGAGGGGTACAAGGAATTATCCTTTGTCTGCCTTAGACCTGACGGGGCATTTGAAGCACCGAGTACGGTGGGGATTATGTGCAGGACAGCGAGAAAAAAGTTGGAGGGATTGGAGGATTTCCACTTCCATATGCTCAGACACACCTATACAAGCAATCTGCTTTCAAACGGTGCAGCACCTAAAGATGTGCAGGAACTACTCGGACACACTGATGTTAGTACCACAATGAACATTTACGCTCACGCTACAAGGGAAGCGAAGCGTACTTCCGCAAGACTACTGGATAAGGTAATCGGCGGAGCATAA
- a CDS encoding VOC family protein, which produces MVDEVVLGNVMVDCDDERKLQRFYGELLGWEMCELFARPAVRSSSGIVFLFIEEKDYVPPVWPENAGKQQKQMHFDFQVDNVAEMVKKAESLGAKKAESQFGGDDFVTMFDPAGHPFCLCRK; this is translated from the coding sequence ATGGTAGATGAAGTGGTCTTAGGGAATGTTATGGTTGATTGTGATGATGAAAGAAAATTGCAAAGATTCTATGGAGAATTATTAGGTTGGGAAATGTGTGAACTATTTGCAAGACCGGCTGTCCGTAGTTCTTCGGGGATTGTTTTTTTGTTTATTGAGGAAAAAGATTATGTTCCTCCTGTATGGCCAGAAAATGCAGGAAAACAACAAAAACAGATGCATTTTGATTTTCAGGTTGATAATGTTGCAGAAATGGTTAAGAAAGCGGAATCATTGGGAGCAAAGAAAGCGGAAAGTCAATTTGGAGGAGATGATTTTGTAACCATGTTTGATCCGGCAGGACATCCGTTTTGCTTATGCCGGAAGTGA
- a CDS encoding DUF3781 domain-containing protein, producing the protein MEDKKILLDNIDKIHTTEMGIDRIKRNLKIDTADVVEYCKNKMLDKNCNIYKQGKNWYCEVENIKMTINSYSYTIITAHIVK; encoded by the coding sequence ATGGAAGATAAAAAAATATTACTTGATAATATTGATAAAATTCATACAACCGAAATGGGAATTGATAGAATTAAAAGAAATCTAAAAATAGATACAGCAGATGTTGTTGAGTATTGCAAAAATAAGATGTTAGATAAAAATTGTAATATATACAAACAGGGTAAAAATTGGTATTGCGAAGTTGAAAATATCAAAATGACCATCAATTCATATAGTTATACAATTATCACAGCACATATCGTTAAGTAA
- a CDS encoding VaFE repeat-containing surface-anchored protein: MAVHTDLSYEGQTIYFPEIDTTAKDTETNSHVSKADEEV; encoded by the coding sequence ATTGCAGTACATACAGATCTTTCTTATGAGGGGCAGACCATTTATTTCCCGGAAATCGATACAACCGCAAAAGATACAGAGACGAATAGTCATGTATCGAAAGCAGATGAGGAAGTATAA
- a CDS encoding thiamine-binding protein translates to MNASVAIQTLPEAKNDEELIRIVDEVIAYIKSTGLNYYVGPFETAIEGDYDELMDIVKECQHIAIRAGAPSVAAYIKVIYKPEGDVLTIEKKVTKHHE, encoded by the coding sequence ATGAACGCAAGTGTAGCAATTCAAACTTTACCGGAGGCAAAAAACGATGAGGAATTAATCCGTATTGTGGATGAGGTGATCGCCTATATTAAGAGCACCGGACTAAATTATTATGTAGGACCGTTTGAGACAGCAATCGAGGGAGATTATGATGAACTGATGGATATTGTGAAAGAATGTCAGCACATCGCAATCCGCGCGGGAGCACCGTCTGTGGCTGCTTACATCAAAGTGATATACAAACCTGAAGGAGATGTGCTTACCATTGAAAAGAAAGTTACAAAACATCACGAGTAA
- a CDS encoding ABC transporter permease has product MKRKLQNITSKAYSVAAIVVLLFVWQILSSAGIVPSFLLPSPLEVVQAFVKDFPLLMEHAKVTLTEGFLGLTLGVVIGFVAAVLMDHFQGFYKAFYPIMVITQTIPTIAIAPLLVLWMGYEMAPKVTLIVIVTFFPIAIGLLEGFQSADKDTVNLLKAMGANRLQIFLHVKFPSSLGRFFASLRISVSYCVVGAVISEWLGGYNGLGVYMTRVRKSYAFDKMFAVIFLISAISLLLMWLVSILQKKCMPWEK; this is encoded by the coding sequence TTGAAAAGAAAGTTACAAAACATCACGAGTAAGGCATACTCTGTGGCAGCGATTGTAGTTTTGCTGTTCGTATGGCAAATACTGTCAAGTGCCGGAATTGTGCCGTCCTTTTTGCTGCCGTCGCCACTGGAGGTCGTACAGGCATTTGTGAAAGACTTTCCACTTTTGATGGAACACGCGAAAGTAACCTTAACGGAAGGTTTTTTAGGTCTGACTTTGGGAGTGGTAATCGGGTTTGTTGCTGCAGTTTTAATGGATCATTTTCAAGGATTTTACAAAGCGTTTTATCCGATTATGGTGATCACACAAACGATACCGACGATTGCGATCGCTCCGCTTCTTGTACTGTGGATGGGATACGAGATGGCGCCGAAAGTAACTTTGATTGTGATTGTGACTTTTTTCCCGATCGCAATCGGATTGTTGGAAGGATTTCAGTCGGCTGACAAAGACACGGTTAATTTATTGAAAGCGATGGGAGCGAATCGGCTTCAGATTTTTTTACATGTAAAATTTCCAAGTTCTCTCGGAAGATTTTTTGCAAGTCTTCGGATTTCGGTGTCCTACTGTGTGGTAGGGGCTGTAATCTCAGAGTGGCTTGGAGGATATAATGGTCTCGGTGTGTACATGACACGGGTGCGAAAATCTTATGCATTTGACAAGATGTTTGCGGTTATTTTTCTGATTTCTGCAATCAGTCTGCTTTTGATGTGGCTTGTGTCAATACTTCAGAAGAAATGTATGCCTTGGGAGAAATGA
- a CDS encoding ABC transporter substrate-binding protein: MKKKIVALALAVATVCSVTACGEKKEKQEGKELEKITFVLDWTPNTNHTGLYVAEEKGYFEDAGVDVEIVQPPEDGASALVASGKAQFGIDFQDSIAPAFASDDPLPVTAVATLIQHNTSGIISRKGEGMDRPKGMEGKTYATWDMEVEKAMIKNVVESDGGDYGKINMIPSNVTDEVTALKSKQVDAIWVYYAWGGIATEVKNLPTDYFAFKDINPVFDYYTPVIVANNDFLEEKPDTAKAFLSAVKKGYEDAIADPKEAADILCEAAPELDKELVLASQEWLADQYKAEVEQWGYIDPARWDAFYKWLGDNELIEQEIPAGFGFSNDYLEK, from the coding sequence ATGAAAAAGAAAATAGTAGCGTTGGCGCTTGCTGTGGCAACAGTATGTTCCGTGACAGCTTGCGGCGAAAAGAAGGAAAAACAAGAAGGAAAAGAGCTTGAGAAAATTACATTTGTGCTGGACTGGACGCCAAATACGAATCATACTGGATTATATGTGGCAGAAGAAAAAGGATATTTTGAGGATGCAGGGGTGGATGTAGAGATTGTACAGCCACCGGAAGACGGTGCAAGTGCTTTGGTTGCATCCGGAAAAGCACAGTTTGGAATTGATTTTCAGGATTCTATTGCACCTGCTTTTGCAAGTGATGATCCGTTGCCTGTGACAGCAGTTGCCACTTTGATTCAGCACAATACATCAGGTATCATTTCCAGAAAAGGGGAGGGCATGGACCGGCCTAAGGGAATGGAAGGCAAAACATATGCGACTTGGGACATGGAAGTGGAGAAAGCAATGATTAAAAACGTGGTGGAATCTGATGGCGGGGACTACGGCAAAATTAACATGATTCCGAGTAATGTGACGGACGAGGTGACTGCATTGAAATCCAAACAGGTAGATGCAATCTGGGTGTATTATGCATGGGGAGGAATTGCGACAGAAGTAAAAAATCTTCCGACAGACTATTTCGCTTTCAAAGATATCAATCCGGTATTTGACTATTATACACCGGTAATTGTTGCAAATAATGACTTTTTGGAAGAGAAACCGGACACTGCAAAAGCATTTTTGAGTGCAGTGAAGAAGGGGTATGAAGATGCAATCGCAGACCCGAAAGAGGCGGCGGATATTTTATGCGAGGCAGCTCCGGAACTTGATAAAGAGTTAGTGCTCGCGAGTCAGGAATGGCTGGCAGATCAGTATAAAGCTGAAGTAGAGCAGTGGGGTTATATCGATCCGGCGAGATGGGATGCATTTTATAAATGGCTCGGAGATAATGAGTTGATTGAGCAGGAGATTCCGGCGGGATTTGGATTCTCTAACGATTATTTGGAAAAGTAG
- a CDS encoding ABC transporter ATP-binding protein, producing MIRLETKQVSKSFDGKKVIEDISISLQKNEIVSLLGVSGAGKTTLFNVISGLMEPDSGEVLLNGKEITGQAGHISYMLQKDLLLPYKTIEENVALPLMIKGEKKKDALAKVRPQFGPFGLAGTEKKYPSQLSGGMRQRAALLRTYLFSEGVALLDEPFSALDTITKSAMHKWYLDIMNQIELSTIFITHDIDEAILLSDRIFLMTGKPGRITKEIVIREKKPRGGEFNLTEAFLNYKREIITQLGVE from the coding sequence ATGATTCGATTGGAAACCAAACAAGTGTCAAAATCGTTTGATGGAAAGAAAGTGATTGAGGATATTTCCATCTCCTTACAGAAAAATGAGATCGTGAGTCTTCTCGGCGTCAGCGGTGCTGGAAAGACGACGCTTTTTAATGTGATTTCAGGGTTGATGGAGCCGGATTCCGGGGAAGTTCTTTTAAATGGGAAAGAGATTACCGGCCAGGCGGGACATATCAGCTATATGCTGCAGAAAGATTTGCTTCTTCCATATAAAACGATTGAGGAAAATGTGGCGCTTCCGCTCATGATAAAGGGAGAGAAGAAAAAAGATGCCCTTGCAAAGGTGCGTCCGCAATTTGGACCATTTGGACTTGCGGGAACAGAAAAGAAATATCCAAGTCAGCTGTCCGGCGGAATGCGCCAACGCGCCGCACTGCTTCGGACTTATCTGTTTTCAGAAGGGGTGGCATTGTTAGATGAGCCGTTCAGTGCGCTGGATACGATTACGAAAAGTGCGATGCACAAATGGTATTTGGATATTATGAATCAGATTGAATTGTCTACTATTTTTATTACGCACGATATTGACGAGGCGATTTTGCTGTCTGACCGTATTTTTTTGATGACAGGAAAACCGGGAAGGATTACAAAAGAGATTGTAATTCGGGAGAAAAAACCACGCGGCGGAGAGTTTAATCTGACGGAGGCATTTTTAAATTATAAAAGGGAGATCATTACCCAGTTAGGTGTGGAATAG
- a CDS encoding sugar O-acetyltransferase, whose product MSMKEKMHTGELYLPNGEEIMNEQLQRLERLYDFNATRPLEQEKRTALLKEMFAEIGEGCYIEPPFHSNFGGGHVHFGKNIYANFNLTLVDDTHIYVGDYTMFGPNVTVATAGHPILPELRSQGYQYNAPVHIGKNCWIGAGAIIVPGITIGDNVVIGAGSVVTKDIPSNVVAVGVPCEILRKVNEHDREYYFKDRKIVWSED is encoded by the coding sequence ATGAGTATGAAAGAGAAGATGCATACAGGAGAGCTTTATCTGCCAAATGGTGAAGAGATTATGAATGAGCAGTTACAAAGACTGGAGAGGTTATATGATTTTAATGCGACACGTCCTTTAGAGCAGGAGAAGAGAACGGCGTTGCTAAAAGAGATGTTTGCGGAAATCGGTGAGGGCTGTTATATTGAACCGCCATTTCACTCTAACTTTGGTGGCGGACATGTACATTTTGGGAAAAATATTTATGCCAATTTCAATTTGACATTGGTCGATGACACTCATATTTATGTGGGTGATTATACAATGTTTGGTCCGAATGTCACAGTGGCTACGGCAGGGCATCCGATTCTGCCAGAGCTGCGCAGTCAGGGGTACCAATATAATGCGCCTGTTCATATAGGAAAGAATTGCTGGATTGGAGCAGGGGCGATTATCGTGCCGGGAATTACGATTGGAGATAATGTTGTGATTGGTGCAGGAAGCGTGGTGACAAAAGACATTCCGTCCAATGTAGTGGCAGTCGGGGTGCCATGTGAGATACTTCGCAAAGTGAATGAACATGACAGAGAATATTATTTTAAAGACCGAAAGATTGTATGGTCAGAGGATTAA
- a CDS encoding aldo/keto reductase: MELVNHIEIPEIGLGVYKMEAGAEMNEAIGNAYQYGYRLFDTAQMYKNEEALGDALKENHIQRETVFLNSKVDNCNQGYEKTISSFHDSLKRLQTDYLDSFLIHWPGLNKERTLSTWKALEELYKAGLIRAIGVSNFEISQLEILLENCEIPPMINQIEHTPFLHDEQLNSFCKKNKIQIMAWGPLLRGKMEDDGIKEIASRYAKSPAQLLLRWNIQQGIIPIPKTKNSSRLIENISVFDFQIEPEDMAKLNAMNENIRTSYNPLEYDF; encoded by the coding sequence ATGGAATTAGTAAATCATATAGAAATCCCTGAGATTGGGCTTGGTGTTTATAAGATGGAAGCGGGAGCTGAGATGAACGAAGCAATTGGAAATGCATATCAATATGGCTACAGATTGTTTGACACAGCTCAGATGTATAAGAATGAGGAGGCATTGGGAGATGCGTTGAAAGAAAATCATATCCAAAGAGAGACTGTTTTTCTGAACAGTAAAGTGGATAATTGTAATCAGGGATATGAAAAGACCATCTCAAGTTTTCATGATTCTTTAAAAAGATTGCAAACAGATTACCTGGATTCTTTTTTGATACATTGGCCGGGATTGAATAAAGAGAGGACTTTGAGTACATGGAAGGCTTTGGAGGAACTATATAAGGCTGGGCTGATCCGGGCAATCGGTGTCTCAAATTTTGAGATCAGTCAGCTGGAGATTTTGTTAGAGAACTGTGAAATTCCTCCGATGATAAATCAAATCGAGCACACTCCTTTTTTGCATGATGAACAGTTGAATTCTTTTTGTAAAAAGAATAAAATTCAAATTATGGCATGGGGACCATTGCTTCGTGGAAAAATGGAGGATGATGGAATTAAAGAAATAGCTAGCCGCTATGCAAAAAGTCCGGCTCAATTATTGCTTCGATGGAATATTCAACAGGGAATTATTCCAATTCCAAAAACGAAAAACAGTTCAAGGCTGATAGAAAATATTTCAGTATTTGATTTTCAAATTGAGCCGGAAGATATGGCAAAATTAAATGCAATGAATGAAAATATCAGAACAAGCTATAATCCGTTGGAATATGATTTTTAA